Part of the Kushneria marisflavi genome, GGCTCGAGACTCGATGGCACTGTTGTGGTCCGCCATCGCCGCCGGCATTTCCATGAGTTTTTCCATGGTCGCGCGCGGTCTTATGCACGCACAGCTGCCGGACACGGGCGCCGGTTTCATGATCGAATGCCTGGGCTATACGATTGGCTTTATCGTCGTCATTCTGGCCCGCCAGCAGCTCTTTACGGAAAACACCGTGACGGCCGTTTTACCGGTCATGAGCCATCCAACGCTTGCCAACTTTGGCGCTCTGGGTCGCCTTTGGGGGGTCGTGCTGTTCGGCAACATGGTCGGTGCGGCACTTTCAGCGGCCACATTCCTGTACATGCCGATGTTTGACCCGGCCACCCACGACGCCTTTATCACGCTGGGCGAGCATCTCATGGACAAATCGCCATTAGAGATGTTTTCAAGCGCCATTCTGGCCGGCTGGATGATTGCCACCCTGGTATGGCTGATTCCGGCTGCCGATCAGGCCAAGGTCTGGATCATTCTGATTATCACCTACGTTATGGCCATCGGCGGATTTGCGCACATTGTGGTCGGGGCCAGTGAAATGTTTTACATGGTGTTTTCAGGCAATGCCGACTGGAGCGATTTCCTTTTACGCTTTGCCCTGCCAACACTTGCCGGCAACGTGGTCGGCGGCACGTTTATCTTTTCCCTGATCAGTCATGCGCAGATTCGTGGCGACCTGGAAGCCCAGAAGGAATGCAAACAGGGCCTGATTCAACGGCATCACATGTCGAAAAAGCCAAAGGACGCTCAGAATCTGCACAAGCGTGACAGGTCTTCATGAGAAGACTGTTGCTACAAGTCATGACTATGGGAATAGTTGGGGCAGCCCTCACGGGCTGCCCGTCGGCATCCCGCTCACCGACACCGTTTTATCAGGATGACCTGCTCACGATAGCGAG contains:
- a CDS encoding formate/nitrite transporter family protein gives rise to the protein MSQEEKQHAEDDFEGGLDAEAVEQEPQEASSGSVSDKHANDEEEKGQELPSQAAAVHQRLRKDGQKELARDSMALLWSAIAAGISMSFSMVARGLMHAQLPDTGAGFMIECLGYTIGFIVVILARQQLFTENTVTAVLPVMSHPTLANFGALGRLWGVVLFGNMVGAALSAATFLYMPMFDPATHDAFITLGEHLMDKSPLEMFSSAILAGWMIATLVWLIPAADQAKVWIILIITYVMAIGGFAHIVVGASEMFYMVFSGNADWSDFLLRFALPTLAGNVVGGTFIFSLISHAQIRGDLEAQKECKQGLIQRHHMSKKPKDAQNLHKRDRSS